The Palleronia sp. THAF1 genome contains the following window.
GGCGCGGCGTCGATGCGCCCGCGCCGGTCGAATACCCAGAGGTTGGGCTGTATCATCCGGACACGCATATCGTGGACGATCCCAAGAAGCTGCCGAAGACCGACGGCCACGCTACGGTCGGCCTTCTGATGATGCGCAGCTACATCCTGTCGGGTGACACCGCGCATTACGACGCCGCGATCCGTGCGTTGGAGGCGAAAGGCCTGAACGTGCGGCCCGCCTTCGCCGGTGGCCTCGACGGTCGACCCGCGATCGACGCTTATTTCGCGGGTGGTCGCGTGGACGCTTTGGTGTCGCTGACCGGCTTCTCTCTGATCGGTGGCCCGGCCTACAACGACAGCGATGCTGCGGCGGAAGTCCTTGGCACGTTGGACGTGCCCTACATCGCCGCGCACCCGTTAGAGTTTCAGACGCTGGGCCAATGGGCCAACAACGCGCAGGGCCTCGGCCCGGTCGAAACCACAATGCTGGTCGCACTGCCCGAAATCGACGGCGCGACGAACCCCACGGTCTTCGCCGGCCGCCACGGCCCCGATGGCTGCGATGGGTGTGCGTTGAAGTGCCGCCCCTCCGCCACCCAGGCGCGCGCCATGGCCCCATGCCCCGAACGGATCACGGCACTGGCCGACAAGGTGGATCGTCTGGCGCGCCTGCGTCGGTCCGAAGCGTCCGAGCGCAAGGTCGGCATCGTGCTGTATGGTTTCCCGCCGAACGCCGGCGCGATTGGCACGGCGGCTTATCTGTCTGTGTTCGAGAGCCTGTGGAACACGTTGGTTCAAATGAAGTCCGACGGGCATGATGTGGATCTGCCAGCCGATGTGGACGCCCTGCGTGCCGCCGTCCTGAAGGGCAATGCAGCGCAGTATGGGCAAGAGGCGAACGTCGCTGCCCATGTCAGCGCCGATGAGATCGTGCGCGATACGCCGTGGTTGTCAGAGGTCGAGGCTGTGTGGGGCGCCGCTCCGGGACGTCAGCAGTCGGACGGGCGCGGTGTTTTCGTTCTGGGCGCGCGGTTCGGCAACGTCTTCGTCGGCGTGCAGCCCGCTTTCGGCTACGAGGGCGACCCCATGCGCCTGCTGTTCGAGCGTGGTTTCGCGCCGACGCACGCCTTCGTGACCTTCTACCGCTGGATGCGCGAGAGCTTTGGCGCCGACGTGCTGCTGCACTTTGGGATGCACGGTGCGCTGGAGTTCATGCCGGGTCGTCAGGCCGGGATGGGTCCGGGCGACTGGCCGGATCGCCTGATTGGCGGGCTGCCGAACGTCTATCTTTATGCCGCGAACAACCCGTCCGAGGCGACACTGGCGAAGCGCCGGTCCAACGCGGTCTGCGTGACGCATCTGACGCCGCCGGTTGGCGCGTCGGGTCTGTATAAGGGGCTGGCCGAGTTGAAGGACAGCCTGTCGCGTTGGCGTTCCAACCCCGATGCGCGGGCCGATCTGGAAGAGCTCATCGCGGTGCAGGCCGAGGCGGTCGATCTGGGCGGTGTCGCGCTGGACGATATGTGGCTGAAGCTGCTGGAAACAGAGACGGCGCTGATCACGGACGGTTTGCACATCGTGGGACGCGGCATGGATGCGGACCAGCGCAGCGCGATGATCGCTGTGATGCCGGACGGGACCGACGCCATTGCGATGGAAATGGCGTTAAGCCAGCAGACCGAACTGCCCGCCTTGATGCGTGCGCTGGGCGGTCGGTTCATCGCGCCCGTGCCCGGCGGCGACCTGATCCGTTCCCCCGAGATTCTGCCCACGGGCCGCAATATCCACGCTTTCGATCCGTTCCGAATGCCGACTGCTTACGCGATGGCCGACGGCGCGCGTCAGGCGCAGTTGATCCTGGACACGCACAAGACCACGCCGCGCTCTGTCGCGCTGGTCCTGTGGGGCTCGGACAACATCAAGTCCGACGGTGGGCCTATTGCACAGGCTCTGGCGCTGATGGGGGCCGTTCCGCGGTTCGACAGCTACGGGCGTCTCTGCGGAGCTGATCTGGTGCCGTTGGAAGACCTTGGCCGTCCCCGGATCGACGTGGTGATGACCCTGTCTGGCATCTTCCGCGACCTGCTGCCGCTGCAGACCAAACTGCTGGCCGAGGCTGCGTGGAAGGCCGCCATGGCCGACGAGCCGCTGGAGCAGAACTTCATCCGCGCCCACGCCCTGCGCTACGCCGAAGAGACCGGCTGCGACATGGAAACCGCCTCCCTGCGCGTGTTCTCAAACGCGGAAGGCGCCTACGGGTCGAACGTGAACCAGCTGGTCGATGCGTCGGCTTTCGACGATGAGGACGAGCTGGCGGACGCTTACCAGACGCGCAAGGGCTTCGCCTATGGACGCGACGGCAAGGCGGCACCCCAAGCCGCACTGTTGCAGGCGGCGTTGAAGGACGTTGATCTGGCGTACCAGAACCTCGAATCGGTCGAGCTGGGCGTGACCACGGTAGATCACTACTTCGACACGTTGGGTGGCATCTCTCGCGCAGTGCGCCGGGCCAAGGGCAGCGCCGCGCCGGTCTATATCGGCGACCAGACGCGCGGCACCGGCAAGGTCCGCACGCTGCAGGAGCAAGTCGCGCTGGAGACACGTTCGCGCGCCCTGAACCCTCGCTTCTACGAGCCGCTGCTGCAGCATGGGCACGAGGGCGTCCGCGCCATCGAAGCGCATGTGACCAACACGATGGGCTGGTCCGCCACGACCGGAGAGGTCGAGCCGTGGGTCTATCAGCGCATCAGCGAGACGTTCGTTCTGGACGACGCGATGCGCAAGCGTCTGTCGGACCTGAACCCGACGGCAAGCGCGCGGATGGCCGGACGACTGATCGAAGCGTCTGAACGGTCCTACTGGACCCCGGACGCGGCCACGTTGGAAGCGCTGCACGGCGCTGCCGACGAACTGGAAGATCGCATGGAAGGGATCGCGGCGGAATGAACTGGCGCGCTTCATATCAAGTGACCGGACTGGGGTGCTGCCCCGGCCGCGTAGGTATTTTTGGAACGATGAAGGGGGGCGTGATGGCCTCTCGGGAAGGGATCTTATGAGCCCCAAGGATGATGTCGCGACACTGCGTCGAGCGGCGGGCATGCCCCGTTTGGGAGAAGACGGCGAAGGTTCGGTGCAGGTGCATCAGGACCCGTCATCGCAGATCGAAGGCGCGAAGGTGTTCGCGGTCTACGGCAAGGGCGGAATCGGCAAGTCGACGACCTCGTCGAACCTGTCGGCGGCGTTTTCCACGCTGGGCCACCGGGTGCTGCAGATCGGTTGCGACCCGAAGCACGACAGCACGTTCACGCTGACCGGCAAGCTGCAGCCGACGGTGAT
Protein-coding sequences here:
- a CDS encoding magnesium chelatase subunit H — translated: MRDELGHTRAGYRIAIVTLDAHAAGPAARVLPRLEKDFPGLSVSVHAAAEWGHDPHALDVARDAVRDADIVVTSLIFLEEHVQAIRPGIEAARMRADAVVGMVSDAAIVKLTKMGDLDMAKPQSGVAKLMKRLRGSAKPSGASGAKQMSMLRRLPKILRFIPGKAQDLRAWFLMMQYWLGGSDDNIEAMIRFLISRYASEKTWRGVDAPAPVEYPEVGLYHPDTHIVDDPKKLPKTDGHATVGLLMMRSYILSGDTAHYDAAIRALEAKGLNVRPAFAGGLDGRPAIDAYFAGGRVDALVSLTGFSLIGGPAYNDSDAAAEVLGTLDVPYIAAHPLEFQTLGQWANNAQGLGPVETTMLVALPEIDGATNPTVFAGRHGPDGCDGCALKCRPSATQARAMAPCPERITALADKVDRLARLRRSEASERKVGIVLYGFPPNAGAIGTAAYLSVFESLWNTLVQMKSDGHDVDLPADVDALRAAVLKGNAAQYGQEANVAAHVSADEIVRDTPWLSEVEAVWGAAPGRQQSDGRGVFVLGARFGNVFVGVQPAFGYEGDPMRLLFERGFAPTHAFVTFYRWMRESFGADVLLHFGMHGALEFMPGRQAGMGPGDWPDRLIGGLPNVYLYAANNPSEATLAKRRSNAVCVTHLTPPVGASGLYKGLAELKDSLSRWRSNPDARADLEELIAVQAEAVDLGGVALDDMWLKLLETETALITDGLHIVGRGMDADQRSAMIAVMPDGTDAIAMEMALSQQTELPALMRALGGRFIAPVPGGDLIRSPEILPTGRNIHAFDPFRMPTAYAMADGARQAQLILDTHKTTPRSVALVLWGSDNIKSDGGPIAQALALMGAVPRFDSYGRLCGADLVPLEDLGRPRIDVVMTLSGIFRDLLPLQTKLLAEAAWKAAMADEPLEQNFIRAHALRYAEETGCDMETASLRVFSNAEGAYGSNVNQLVDASAFDDEDELADAYQTRKGFAYGRDGKAAPQAALLQAALKDVDLAYQNLESVELGVTTVDHYFDTLGGISRAVRRAKGSAAPVYIGDQTRGTGKVRTLQEQVALETRSRALNPRFYEPLLQHGHEGVRAIEAHVTNTMGWSATTGEVEPWVYQRISETFVLDDAMRKRLSDLNPTASARMAGRLIEASERSYWTPDAATLEALHGAADELEDRMEGIAAE